The following proteins are co-located in the Gordonia polyisoprenivorans genome:
- a CDS encoding TetR/AcrR family transcriptional regulator produces the protein MAQLSEPRARVEERARDKFQAKRRELATATLHTLAELGYARTSLREIAQNSEYSHGVLHYYFSDKLDLIAEAVRQYEDVCVTRYDGVVQHSADADDLRKSFGDTFFDTLLRDAPIHRLWYDMRNQSLFDSSFRAQVLEIEASREQMIWRVVTRYCDLKGVAPQLDPTTAYIVLDGIFQRALLHHLADDADQVDAARGHLAAVFDGLDRG, from the coding sequence ATGGCCCAACTGTCGGAGCCGCGCGCCCGTGTCGAGGAGCGTGCCCGCGACAAATTCCAGGCGAAGCGTCGAGAACTGGCGACCGCTACCCTGCACACTCTCGCCGAACTCGGATATGCGCGGACGAGTCTGCGCGAGATCGCGCAGAATTCCGAGTACTCCCATGGGGTCCTGCACTACTACTTCTCCGACAAGCTCGATCTGATCGCCGAGGCCGTCCGTCAGTACGAGGACGTCTGTGTGACCCGGTACGACGGAGTTGTCCAGCACTCTGCGGATGCCGACGATCTCCGAAAGTCATTCGGCGACACCTTCTTCGACACCCTGCTGCGCGACGCCCCGATCCACCGGCTGTGGTACGACATGCGCAACCAGAGTCTGTTCGATTCCTCTTTCCGCGCGCAGGTACTCGAGATCGAAGCCAGTCGAGAACAGATGATCTGGCGTGTGGTGACTCGCTACTGTGATCTCAAAGGTGTTGCGCCCCAGCTTGATCCGACAACCGCATATATCGTGCTCGATGGAATCTTTCAACGGGCACTCCTGCACCACCTCGCCGACGACGCCGACCAGGTCGACGCCGCGCGGGGTCATCTGGCAGCGGTGTTCGACGGACTCGACCGCGGCTGA
- a CDS encoding DUF5938 domain-containing protein: MPTDKRVVVYGASGYTGRLICEYLREYNIPFLAAGRDHSRLNAIVEAVPGIETVDHDIVEVEHSLPALVEAFRGADVVLNTVGPFARWGHPVVEACLEVGAHYTDTNGEQNWMIDAKERYAADFAAKSLVLTPGLAQMYSIGEIAANICLETPGVDTLDIEVFWKGHPTVASTNTILTNAAFAKAYYLEQNEYVEWPDEDGVYQIVVPGQHELGLALPWGGTSHPVWFKDDPRVANVRALGGVLNRPLMLGVPQMVGAALEQMDGKSEAEKYQIIDAISASVRSETPPRENPRINTSLDSVYASGPLGRVHCLINGNCNYKQTALLNAYAAAHLLKAPPHAVGFASSCQAFGHRELLGVLHAFGLVLDPVVTVNN, encoded by the coding sequence ATGCCCACCGACAAACGCGTCGTCGTCTACGGAGCCTCCGGCTACACCGGTCGATTGATCTGCGAGTACCTGCGCGAATACAACATCCCGTTCCTCGCCGCAGGCCGCGATCACAGCCGCCTCAATGCGATCGTGGAAGCGGTGCCGGGGATCGAGACGGTCGATCACGACATCGTCGAGGTCGAACACTCGCTTCCCGCTCTCGTCGAGGCGTTCCGCGGTGCGGACGTCGTTCTCAACACGGTCGGGCCGTTCGCCCGGTGGGGCCATCCGGTGGTCGAGGCCTGCCTGGAGGTCGGCGCGCACTACACCGACACCAACGGCGAGCAGAACTGGATGATCGACGCGAAGGAGCGCTACGCAGCCGATTTCGCCGCGAAGAGTCTGGTTCTCACACCAGGGTTGGCGCAGATGTATTCGATCGGCGAGATCGCGGCGAACATCTGTCTGGAAACCCCGGGTGTCGACACACTCGACATCGAGGTGTTCTGGAAAGGCCATCCGACCGTCGCCTCGACCAACACGATCCTGACCAACGCGGCGTTCGCCAAGGCGTACTACCTCGAGCAGAACGAGTACGTCGAGTGGCCAGACGAAGACGGCGTGTATCAGATCGTCGTACCCGGCCAGCACGAGTTGGGACTGGCGCTGCCCTGGGGTGGCACCTCGCATCCGGTGTGGTTCAAGGACGATCCGCGGGTCGCCAATGTACGTGCGCTCGGCGGAGTGCTCAATCGTCCTCTGATGCTGGGGGTTCCGCAGATGGTTGGCGCGGCGCTCGAGCAGATGGACGGCAAGAGCGAGGCCGAGAAGTACCAGATCATCGATGCCATCTCGGCGTCGGTGCGCAGTGAGACACCGCCGCGGGAGAACCCCCGGATCAACACCTCTCTCGACTCGGTTTATGCTTCCGGGCCGCTGGGCCGCGTGCACTGCCTGATCAACGGCAACTGCAACTACAAGCAGACCGCACTGCTCAACGCCTATGCGGCAGCCCACCTCCTCAAAGCCCCGCCGCATGCGGTCGGGTTCGCCTCGAGTTGCCAGGCATTCGGACACCGCGAGCTGCTCGGTGTTCTACACGCCTTTGGCCTCGTTCTCGATCCGGTTGTCACGGTGAACAACTAA
- a CDS encoding SDR family NAD(P)-dependent oxidoreductase — translation MTELKDKRVFVTGSATGIGKAIAALFIERGARVIISDRDKTAANSAATELGAAGVANCDVTDEAQVQSAIAEAVGVLGGLDVLVNNAGIEISTPLLQQSTSSFDEIFAVNVRGPFVAMKAAIGHLVESGGNIVNISSIAGIGGSPLLGSYCATKAALIQMTRVAAVEMRPAGVRVNAVCPGFADTSMVERLIPDFEAATQVPFGDLVAAKQGRLGTPEDIAEVAAFLASDRASWVTGSSYVLDGGLTASLV, via the coding sequence ATGACCGAACTGAAAGACAAGCGGGTCTTCGTGACCGGCTCTGCGACCGGCATCGGCAAGGCCATCGCCGCGCTGTTCATCGAGCGCGGCGCCAGGGTCATCATCAGCGACCGCGACAAGACCGCCGCCAACAGCGCCGCAACCGAACTCGGAGCCGCGGGAGTGGCCAACTGCGACGTCACCGACGAGGCACAGGTACAGTCGGCGATCGCCGAAGCCGTCGGCGTCCTCGGCGGCCTCGACGTGTTGGTCAACAACGCCGGCATCGAGATCTCGACCCCACTACTCCAGCAATCCACCAGCAGCTTCGACGAGATCTTCGCCGTCAATGTCCGGGGTCCGTTCGTCGCGATGAAGGCGGCCATCGGGCATCTCGTCGAGTCCGGCGGCAACATCGTCAACATTTCCTCGATCGCCGGCATCGGCGGTAGTCCGCTCCTCGGATCATATTGCGCGACAAAGGCTGCGCTCATCCAGATGACCCGGGTGGCCGCGGTGGAGATGCGTCCCGCAGGAGTGCGCGTCAACGCCGTCTGCCCCGGATTCGCCGACACCAGCATGGTCGAACGACTGATCCCGGATTTCGAGGCCGCCACCCAGGTCCCGTTCGGAGACCTGGTGGCCGCCAAACAGGGCCGCCTGGGCACACCCGAGGACATCGCCGAGGTGGCGGCGTTCCTGGCCTCCGACCGTGCGTCGTGGGTGACCGGCAGCAGCTACGTCCTCGACGGTGGGCTCACGGCGTCGTTGGTGTGA
- a CDS encoding SMI1/KNR4 family protein: MVLPVVKESSDRGFVSIEEKRVAEKAESPSIEELVGRAVAAGAGVGLGAAPEQITAAEQRLGVRFDHYYRQLMSMCNGIERLGPISLFTLDELGTSQRWRDAHQFMYFEYFLHYTPTFEMRGETMVEPEFYPPPERRRPVVIGYDEASPSQVLCNFSVDDPDAVPGEVAMCRYEPWLMGQLDHCLASWVDDAESWFRDDGALASDPLHDTIITLQQAVTLDNVVAASRCLSARWRATYDHHAPIEMLDDIRTQLWPHGSRPAPTAPVPEPQSPEATITVEFSRSGWVEPIITASIGAIVENHVWRIDSWTWQTP, translated from the coding sequence GTGGTCCTTCCGGTCGTGAAGGAATCGTCAGATCGCGGCTTCGTCTCGATAGAGGAGAAACGAGTGGCAGAAAAAGCAGAGTCTCCCAGCATCGAAGAGTTGGTTGGGCGGGCAGTAGCCGCCGGAGCCGGCGTGGGTCTCGGAGCTGCGCCGGAACAGATTACCGCAGCCGAACAGCGCCTCGGAGTGCGGTTCGACCATTACTACCGGCAGCTGATGAGCATGTGCAATGGCATTGAGCGACTCGGCCCGATCAGCCTCTTCACCCTTGACGAGCTCGGAACGTCACAGCGGTGGCGAGATGCCCATCAGTTCATGTACTTCGAGTACTTTCTGCATTACACGCCGACCTTCGAGATGCGCGGAGAGACGATGGTCGAGCCGGAGTTCTATCCGCCACCGGAGCGGCGGCGCCCGGTGGTGATCGGATACGACGAAGCGTCACCGTCACAAGTGCTGTGCAACTTCTCCGTCGACGACCCCGACGCTGTACCCGGCGAGGTAGCCATGTGCCGCTACGAACCCTGGCTGATGGGCCAACTCGACCACTGCCTGGCCTCCTGGGTGGACGACGCCGAGAGTTGGTTTCGTGACGACGGTGCGCTGGCATCAGACCCCTTGCATGACACCATCATCACCCTCCAGCAGGCAGTAACCCTCGACAATGTCGTCGCAGCCAGCCGCTGTCTCTCCGCACGCTGGCGCGCCACTTACGACCACCACGCGCCGATCGAAATGCTCGACGACATCCGCACCCAGCTGTGGCCCCATGGCTCGCGCCCAGCACCCACCGCCCCGGTGCCCGAACCACAGAGTCCCGAAGCAACGATCACCGTCGAGTTCAGCCGTTCCGGCTGGGTCGAGCCCATCATCACAGCAAGTATCGGCGCCATCGTCGAAAACCACGTGTGGCGCATCGATTCGTGGACATGGCAGACACCGTGA
- the dnaB gene encoding replicative DNA helicase, giving the protein MAVVDDRGHGARRDSGRGGSGGFDDEPPIPTEEFGRQPPQDMAAEQSVLGGMLLSKDAIADVVEKIRPADFYRPAHQAVYDAILELYGKGEPADAVTVSAELERAGELRRVGGAPYLHTLISTVPTAANAGYYAEIVAEKAILRRLVEAGTRIVQFGYSGADGQDVAEVVDRAQAEVYEVTERRTAEDYVPLEELLQPTMDEIDSIASRGGLSLGVPTGFADLDKLTNGLHPGQMIIVAARPGVGKALSLDTPLPTPTGWTTMGRVAVGDKLLDAHGRPTTVVAATDVMTERPCYEVEFADGNTILADAWHEWAIEVDGSSQVVTTEGMCAHVGSAFIRNTKPLELPRKRFAYGPYTVAALAGMAFDDPEIGMRIDAEGPVDVMTLMADLGGRIPYEYLRGSIAQRRALLAGLLDARATVDDDGWITVPAATRHMTAVVADLVAGLGYTYRRSATGWLRVDADDDVFTVHHKALRHKELRRPAGVRRIVAVRPVDSVPVRCVQVDNDDHLFLAGEAMVPTHNSTLAMDFLRSCSIHHHMTGAMFSLEMSKVEIVMRLLSAEAKVKLGDMRGGSMTDDDWTRLARRMGEISEAPLFIDDSPNLTMMEIRAKARRLKQRNDLKLVVVDYMQLMTSGKKVESRQQEVSEFSRQLKLLAKELEVPVVAISQLNRGPEQRTDKKPQVSDLRESGSLEQDADMVILLHRPDAFERDDPRAGEADIIVGKHRNGPTATITVAHQLHLSKFVDMARG; this is encoded by the coding sequence GTGGCGGTTGTCGACGATCGCGGGCACGGCGCCCGGCGTGATTCCGGACGTGGGGGGTCCGGGGGCTTCGACGACGAACCGCCGATCCCGACCGAGGAGTTCGGCCGCCAACCACCGCAGGACATGGCTGCCGAGCAATCGGTCCTCGGCGGCATGCTGTTGTCCAAGGACGCCATCGCCGACGTCGTCGAGAAGATCCGGCCGGCCGATTTCTACCGGCCCGCACATCAGGCCGTCTACGACGCCATCCTGGAGCTCTACGGTAAGGGTGAGCCTGCCGACGCCGTGACCGTCTCTGCCGAGCTGGAACGCGCCGGAGAGCTGCGCCGCGTGGGCGGTGCACCCTATCTGCACACCCTCATCTCCACGGTGCCCACAGCCGCGAACGCCGGCTACTACGCCGAGATCGTCGCCGAGAAGGCCATCCTGCGGCGACTCGTGGAGGCAGGGACCCGCATCGTGCAGTTCGGCTACTCCGGGGCCGACGGCCAGGACGTCGCCGAGGTCGTCGACCGCGCGCAGGCCGAGGTGTACGAGGTCACCGAGCGCCGCACCGCCGAGGATTATGTCCCCCTCGAGGAACTCCTGCAGCCGACGATGGACGAGATCGACTCGATCGCCTCGCGAGGCGGGCTGTCGCTCGGTGTGCCAACGGGTTTCGCCGATCTCGACAAGCTCACCAATGGTTTACATCCGGGGCAGATGATCATCGTGGCGGCACGTCCTGGTGTCGGCAAGGCGCTGTCGCTGGACACGCCGCTACCCACGCCCACGGGCTGGACCACGATGGGCCGCGTCGCCGTCGGCGACAAACTGCTCGACGCCCACGGCCGCCCCACCACTGTCGTGGCTGCGACCGATGTCATGACCGAACGACCGTGCTACGAGGTCGAATTCGCCGACGGCAACACCATCCTCGCCGACGCTTGGCACGAGTGGGCCATCGAGGTCGACGGCAGCAGTCAGGTCGTCACCACCGAGGGCATGTGTGCCCACGTCGGCAGCGCGTTCATTCGCAATACCAAGCCACTTGAATTGCCCCGCAAGCGATTTGCCTACGGGCCGTATACGGTCGCCGCGTTGGCCGGTATGGCTTTCGATGATCCCGAGATCGGGATGCGCATCGACGCCGAGGGGCCCGTCGACGTGATGACGTTGATGGCCGACCTCGGCGGGCGCATCCCCTACGAGTACTTGCGCGGGTCCATCGCTCAGCGCCGCGCCCTGCTCGCGGGGTTGCTGGACGCACGCGCGACCGTCGACGACGACGGCTGGATCACGGTGCCCGCCGCCACCCGGCACATGACCGCCGTGGTGGCCGACCTCGTCGCCGGGCTCGGTTACACCTACCGTCGTTCGGCCACCGGCTGGCTCCGCGTCGACGCCGACGACGACGTGTTCACCGTTCACCACAAAGCGTTGCGGCACAAGGAACTCCGACGGCCGGCAGGCGTGCGGCGCATCGTTGCGGTGCGTCCCGTCGACAGCGTCCCGGTGCGGTGCGTGCAGGTCGACAACGATGATCACCTGTTCCTCGCGGGCGAGGCGATGGTACCCACCCACAATTCGACGCTCGCGATGGACTTCCTACGGTCGTGCTCGATTCACCACCACATGACCGGCGCCATGTTCTCCCTGGAGATGAGCAAGGTCGAGATCGTCATGCGACTGCTCTCGGCCGAGGCGAAGGTGAAACTCGGTGATATGCGCGGCGGTTCGATGACCGACGACGACTGGACCCGCCTGGCTCGACGTATGGGGGAGATCTCCGAGGCGCCGCTGTTCATCGACGACTCGCCCAACCTCACCATGATGGAGATCCGCGCCAAAGCCCGACGGCTCAAACAGCGCAACGACCTCAAACTCGTTGTCGTGGACTACATGCAGCTGATGACCTCCGGCAAGAAGGTCGAGTCACGTCAGCAAGAGGTTTCGGAGTTCTCCCGTCAATTGAAGCTTCTCGCAAAGGAACTCGAGGTTCCGGTGGTCGCGATCAGCCAGCTGAACCGTGGTCCGGAGCAGCGAACCGACAAGAAGCCGCAGGTGTCGGATCTGCGCGAATCGGGTTCACTGGAACAAGATGCGGACATGGTTATCCTGCTTCATCGGCCCGACGCATTCGAGCGCGACGACCCTCGCGCTGGTGAGGCCGATATCATCGTCGGTAAGCACCGTAACGGGCCGACCGCCACCATTACCGTTGCGCACCAACTACATCTGAGCAAGTTCGTGGATATGGCGAGGGGCTGA
- a CDS encoding IS110 family transposase, which yields MSSMTVEGVSTQPVYAGVDTHKDTHHAGIVDDDGRQISDAQFGTDRAGNEAMLEWLAQWWVHRVAVEQTGSYGLGLTTVLREHGYTVKELNRPDPTVRATVGKSDPVDAYTAAQAARTGRADITPKDHSGIVESIRMLSTARASAVKARSVALNQIRDLVITAPVLREKLAGLTTRKMVAVIWSWRPNRGELGDPVQGAKLALRGIAGRVRDLDTEIKAYDTQLNTLTRRAAPRLRARPQVGPMIAAQLLVTVGQCPDRIGSDAQFARLAGIAPIPASSGKTSRMRLHRGGDRHANSAVHLVVIGRLRKHEKALAYREKRRAEGMADKDIIRAMKRLVARELFYALKADLKDLDHTTKNVSQTP from the coding sequence AGCATGACTGTAGAGGGGGTGTCGACGCAACCGGTGTATGCCGGGGTCGATACCCACAAAGACACCCACCACGCCGGGATCGTTGACGATGATGGCCGGCAGATCAGTGACGCGCAGTTCGGTACTGATCGGGCCGGGAACGAGGCGATGCTGGAGTGGTTGGCCCAGTGGTGGGTGCATCGGGTCGCGGTGGAACAGACCGGTAGTTACGGGTTGGGGTTGACCACGGTGCTGCGCGAGCATGGTTACACCGTCAAAGAACTCAACCGCCCGGATCCGACGGTGCGGGCCACGGTCGGCAAGTCCGATCCGGTTGATGCCTACACCGCGGCGCAGGCGGCGCGGACCGGGCGCGCCGATATCACTCCGAAGGATCACTCCGGGATCGTTGAGTCGATCCGAATGCTGTCCACGGCAAGGGCTTCGGCGGTCAAAGCGCGTAGTGTCGCGTTGAATCAGATCCGGGATCTGGTGATCACCGCACCGGTGTTACGGGAGAAGCTGGCGGGGTTGACGACCCGGAAAATGGTGGCGGTCATCTGGTCGTGGCGACCCAATCGTGGCGAGTTGGGTGACCCGGTACAGGGTGCGAAACTCGCGTTACGGGGAATCGCCGGACGGGTCCGTGACCTCGATACCGAGATCAAGGCCTACGACACCCAACTCAACACGCTGACCCGCCGGGCCGCGCCGCGGTTGCGGGCCCGCCCGCAGGTCGGTCCGATGATCGCCGCGCAGTTGTTGGTGACCGTCGGGCAATGCCCGGACCGTATCGGTAGTGATGCGCAGTTCGCGCGGCTGGCCGGGATCGCGCCGATCCCCGCGTCCTCGGGGAAGACCAGCCGGATGCGGCTGCACCGCGGTGGGGACCGCCACGCCAACTCCGCGGTCCACCTCGTGGTCATCGGCCGGTTACGTAAACACGAGAAAGCACTCGCCTACCGCGAAAAACGACGAGCCGAGGGAATGGCCGATAAAGACATCATCCGCGCCATGAAACGCCTCGTCGCCCGCGAACTGTTCTACGCCCTCAAAGCCGATCTCAAAGACCTCGACCACACCACAAAAAACGTCTCCCAGACCCCTTGA